The Anaerolineales bacterium genome has a segment encoding these proteins:
- the rsmI gene encoding 16S rRNA (cytidine(1402)-2'-O)-methyltransferase — translation MGTLYLVATPIGNLADITQRAIDTLRDVRCIAAEDTRHTGKLLGHYQIDTPLISYHEYSKQTRIERVLNELAAGDVALVSDAGTPGLSDPGYRLVRAALDAGHAVTPVPGPSAPIAALVASGLPTDSYIFLGYLPRKISERHSVLENLADERRTLILFEVPHRLRQALDDMISIFGPQRPAAVCRELTKMHEEILRGSLQTIRAHFSGVEPRGEFTLVIGGAPQGERWTKDKVQAEVVRRMERGSSPSQVARDIALESGWARREVYQLIMEEK, via the coding sequence GTGGGAACGCTGTACTTGGTCGCCACCCCCATCGGAAATCTCGCAGACATCACGCAGCGCGCGATCGACACGCTGCGAGACGTGCGCTGCATCGCTGCGGAAGACACGCGGCACACCGGTAAATTGCTCGGGCACTATCAAATCGATACCCCGTTGATCAGCTATCACGAGTACAGCAAACAAACCCGCATCGAGCGCGTCCTGAACGAACTCGCGGCGGGCGACGTGGCGCTGGTTTCCGACGCCGGAACGCCGGGACTTTCCGATCCGGGATACCGTCTTGTCCGCGCAGCTTTGGATGCGGGTCACGCGGTGACTCCGGTTCCCGGTCCCTCGGCGCCGATCGCTGCGCTGGTCGCCTCCGGACTGCCTACGGACTCCTACATTTTCCTGGGTTATTTGCCGCGTAAAATCTCCGAAAGACACAGCGTGCTGGAAAACCTGGCCGACGAACGCCGTACGTTGATCCTCTTCGAGGTGCCTCACCGCCTGCGACAGGCATTGGACGACATGATATCGATTTTCGGACCCCAACGTCCTGCGGCCGTATGCCGCGAGTTGACCAAGATGCACGAGGAGATCCTGCGCGGCTCGCTGCAGACGATACGTGCGCATTTCAGCGGAGTCGAACCGCGCGGTGAGTTCACGCTGGTGATCGGCGGCGCGCCGCAGGGAGAACGATGGACGAAGGACAAAGTCCAGGCCGAAGTGGTTCGGCGCATGGAACGGGGGAGCAGTCCATCGCAGGTGGCACGAGATATTGCCCTGGAATCCGGCTGGGCGCGGCGCGAAGTGTATCAGTTAATCATGGAGGAGAAATGA